One Micromonospora craniellae genomic region harbors:
- the miaB gene encoding tRNA (N6-isopentenyl adenosine(37)-C2)-methylthiotransferase MiaB: MTTAAAGGPRTYQVRTYGCQMNVHDSERISGLLEQAGYVRAGEADDTPDVVVFNTCAVRENADNRLYGNLGHLRPVKDRHPGMQIAVGGCLAQKDRGDIVRKAPWVDVVFGTHNIGSLPVLLERARHNAAAEVEILEALDVFPSTLPTRRESTYAGWVSISVGCNNTCTFCIVPSLRGRERDRRPGDVLSEVRALVDEGVLEVTLLGQNVNSYGVEFGDRYAFGKLLRACGEIDGLERVRFTSPHPKDFTDDVIAAMAETPNVCHSLHMPLQSGSDEVLRAMRRSYRSDRYLGIIEKVRAAMPDAAITTDIIVGFPGETEADFARTLEVVREARFSSAFTFQYSKRPGTPAATMDGQLPKQVVQERYERLIACVEEITWAENRKLVGETVEVLVAVGEGRKDERTGRMSGRARDGRLVHFATGEAGAKGQPGVIRPGDIVHTAITYAAPHHLNADGAPLSHRRTRAGDAAEAGRSPRTAGVLLGLPSVGAPAVAPAPTTGCAVSP, from the coding sequence ATGACTACCGCAGCGGCGGGCGGCCCGCGCACCTACCAGGTGCGCACCTACGGCTGCCAGATGAACGTGCACGACTCCGAGCGCATTTCCGGCCTGCTCGAACAGGCGGGCTACGTCCGCGCGGGCGAGGCCGACGACACCCCGGACGTGGTGGTGTTCAACACCTGCGCGGTCCGCGAGAACGCCGACAACCGACTGTACGGCAACCTGGGGCACCTGCGTCCGGTCAAGGACCGGCACCCGGGGATGCAGATCGCGGTGGGCGGCTGCCTGGCCCAGAAGGACCGCGGCGACATCGTCCGCAAGGCGCCCTGGGTCGACGTGGTCTTCGGCACCCACAACATCGGCTCGCTGCCGGTGCTGCTGGAGCGGGCCCGGCACAACGCGGCCGCCGAGGTGGAGATCCTCGAAGCCCTCGACGTGTTCCCGTCGACGCTGCCGACCCGCCGCGAGTCCACGTACGCCGGCTGGGTTTCGATCTCGGTGGGGTGCAACAACACCTGCACCTTCTGTATCGTGCCGTCGTTGCGGGGCCGGGAGAGGGACCGCCGCCCCGGGGACGTCCTCAGCGAGGTACGCGCGCTCGTCGACGAGGGCGTGCTGGAGGTGACGCTGCTCGGGCAGAACGTCAACTCGTACGGCGTGGAGTTCGGCGACCGGTACGCCTTCGGTAAGCTGCTGCGCGCCTGCGGTGAGATCGACGGGCTGGAGCGGGTCCGGTTCACCAGCCCGCACCCGAAGGACTTCACCGACGACGTGATCGCCGCGATGGCCGAGACGCCGAACGTCTGCCACTCGCTGCACATGCCGTTGCAGTCCGGCTCCGACGAGGTGCTGCGCGCGATGCGCCGGTCGTACCGGTCGGACAGGTACCTGGGGATCATCGAGAAGGTCCGTGCCGCGATGCCGGACGCCGCGATCACCACCGACATCATCGTCGGTTTCCCCGGCGAGACCGAGGCGGACTTCGCGCGCACCCTGGAGGTGGTCCGCGAGGCGCGGTTCTCCTCCGCGTTCACGTTCCAGTACTCGAAGCGCCCCGGCACGCCCGCCGCGACGATGGACGGTCAGCTGCCCAAGCAGGTCGTGCAGGAGCGGTACGAGCGGTTGATCGCCTGCGTCGAGGAGATCACCTGGGCGGAGAACCGCAAGCTGGTGGGCGAGACCGTCGAGGTGCTGGTCGCGGTCGGGGAGGGGCGCAAGGACGAGCGCACCGGCCGGATGTCGGGCCGGGCCCGCGACGGCCGCCTGGTGCACTTCGCGACGGGCGAGGCCGGCGCGAAGGGCCAGCCCGGCGTGATCCGGCCGGGCGACATCGTGCACACCGCGATCACCTACGCCGCCCCGCACCACCTCAACGCCGACGGGGCGCCGCTGTCGCA
- a CDS encoding DUF2277 family protein: MCRSIKTLREPYTPQVTDADVEAAALQYVRKISGFRAPAAHNAAAFDAAVAAVAAATRTLLDELVVRGARPS; the protein is encoded by the coding sequence GTGTGTCGGAGCATCAAGACCCTGCGTGAGCCGTACACCCCACAGGTGACCGACGCGGACGTGGAGGCCGCGGCGTTGCAGTACGTCCGGAAGATCTCCGGGTTCCGGGCGCCGGCGGCGCACAACGCCGCTGCGTTCGACGCCGCGGTGGCCGCGGTCGCCGCCGCCACCCGCACCCTGCTCGACGAGCTGGTGGTACGCGGCGCCCGCCCCAGCTGA
- the selD gene encoding selenide, water dikinase SelD: MTERVRLTRYARGGGCACKIPPGELEAMVAGLGPAAGVADLLVGLDHGDDAAVVRLDERTGVVTTADFFTPVVDDAYDWGRIAAANALSDVYAMGGSPLVALNLLCWPRDVLPLELAREVLRGGLDVAREAGCHLAGGHSVDDDGPKYGLAVTGLVRPEELITLDGGRAGLPLSLTKPLGVGVLNTRHKNTGESFPEAVAAMTTLNRDAARAAVAAGVRCGTDVTGFGLLGHASKLARASELTVAIETARVPYLAGASEAVRDGYVSGGSRRNLEWVTPWTDFGTVGETERLLLADAQTSGGLLVAGEVPGAPVIGELLPRGEHRLVLR, from the coding sequence ATGACTGAACGCGTGCGGCTGACTCGGTACGCCCGTGGCGGCGGATGCGCGTGCAAGATCCCACCCGGCGAGCTGGAGGCGATGGTGGCCGGCCTCGGTCCCGCCGCCGGCGTCGCCGACCTGCTGGTCGGGCTCGATCACGGCGACGACGCCGCGGTGGTCCGGCTGGACGAGCGGACCGGCGTGGTGACCACCGCCGACTTCTTCACCCCGGTGGTGGACGACGCGTACGACTGGGGCCGGATCGCCGCCGCCAACGCGTTGTCCGACGTGTACGCGATGGGCGGCAGCCCGTTGGTCGCGCTCAACCTGCTCTGCTGGCCGCGCGACGTACTGCCGTTGGAACTGGCCCGTGAGGTGCTGCGCGGCGGCCTGGACGTGGCCCGGGAGGCCGGCTGTCACCTGGCCGGCGGGCACAGCGTCGACGACGACGGCCCCAAGTACGGGCTGGCTGTCACCGGGCTGGTCCGGCCGGAGGAACTGATCACCCTCGACGGTGGGCGGGCCGGACTGCCGCTCTCGCTGACCAAGCCGCTCGGGGTCGGCGTGCTCAACACCCGGCACAAGAACACCGGGGAGAGCTTTCCCGAGGCGGTCGCCGCGATGACCACCCTCAATCGGGACGCGGCCCGGGCGGCGGTGGCGGCCGGGGTGCGCTGCGGCACCGACGTGACCGGTTTCGGTCTGCTCGGGCACGCCTCGAAGCTGGCCCGGGCCAGCGAACTCACCGTAGCGATCGAGACCGCCCGGGTGCCCTATCTGGCCGGCGCCTCCGAAGCGGTGCGTGACGGGTACGTCAGCGGCGGCTCTCGCCGCAACCTCGAATGGGTGACCCCGTGGACGGACTTCGGCACGGTCGGTGAGACGGAACGGCTGCTGCTGGCCGACGCGCAGACCTCCGGCGGCCTGCTGGTGGCCGGCGAGGTGCCGGGCGCCCCGGTGATCGGCGAACTGCTGCCCCGCGGCGAGCACCGGCTCGTGCTGCGCTGA
- a CDS encoding amino acid ABC transporter ATP-binding protein: MRGTVDAVATGEPLIVLDSVNKWFGPLHVLDDVSVSVNRGEVVVVIGPSGSGKSTLCRTINRLEPINSGTITFDGQTLPAEGKALAKLRSEVGMVFQSFNLFAHKTILENVTLGPVKVRKEKASVARERGLALLDRVGIANQADKYPAQLSGGQQQRVAIARALAMQPKAMLFDEPTSALDPEMVGEVLDVMTSLARDGMTMVVVTHEMGFARHAANRVIFMADGKLVEEATPSDFFANPQTERAKDFLSKILTH; encoded by the coding sequence ATGAGGGGGACGGTGGACGCCGTGGCGACGGGCGAACCGCTCATCGTGTTGGACTCGGTCAACAAGTGGTTCGGGCCGTTGCATGTGCTGGACGACGTCTCGGTGTCGGTCAACCGCGGCGAGGTGGTCGTGGTGATCGGACCGTCCGGCTCCGGTAAGTCGACCCTGTGCCGCACGATCAACCGGCTGGAGCCGATCAACTCCGGCACCATCACGTTCGACGGCCAGACGCTGCCAGCCGAGGGCAAGGCCCTGGCGAAGCTGCGCAGCGAGGTCGGAATGGTCTTCCAGTCCTTCAATCTCTTCGCGCACAAGACGATCCTCGAGAACGTCACGCTCGGCCCGGTCAAGGTGCGCAAGGAGAAGGCGTCGGTGGCCCGCGAGCGGGGTCTGGCCCTGCTCGACCGGGTGGGCATCGCCAACCAGGCCGACAAGTACCCGGCCCAGCTCTCCGGCGGCCAGCAGCAACGGGTCGCGATCGCCCGCGCGCTGGCCATGCAGCCGAAGGCGATGCTCTTCGACGAGCCCACCAGCGCGCTGGACCCGGAGATGGTCGGCGAGGTGCTGGACGTGATGACCTCGCTGGCCCGCGACGGCATGACCATGGTCGTGGTCACCCACGAGATGGGCTTCGCTCGGCACGCCGCCAACCGGGTCATCTTCATGGCCGACGGCAAGCTCGTCGAGGAGGCCACCCCGAGCGATTTCTTCGCCAACCCGCAGACCGAGCGGGCCAAGGACTTCCTCTCCAAGATCCTCACTCACTAG
- a CDS encoding glutamate ABC transporter substrate-binding protein produces the protein MRIKRIAAVAAAATLALGMTACGGDDADEGTGGETKDFAAGSTMERLNQAQSIKIGTKFDQPLFGLKGLDGAPQGFDVEIGKVIAAELGIPESKIQWVETASQVREQRIEESAVDIVIATYTINETRKERIDFAGPYYIAGQTVLVRADESEITGPDSFKTSGKKVCSVQGSTPAKNIEPYLGNIAEQLVVFDVYSKCLDALKGGQVDAITTDNVILTGYMSQNEGQFKLAGETFTEEPYGIGLKKGDNDFRTFLNDTLEAAFSDGRYLQAWKDTAGKVDSADPKIPTVDRY, from the coding sequence GTGCGTATTAAGCGCATAGCGGCGGTTGCCGCCGCAGCCACCCTCGCCCTCGGCATGACCGCCTGTGGCGGGGACGACGCCGACGAGGGCACCGGCGGCGAGACCAAGGACTTCGCCGCCGGCAGCACGATGGAGCGCCTCAACCAGGCCCAGTCCATCAAGATCGGTACCAAGTTCGACCAGCCGCTGTTCGGCCTCAAGGGCCTCGACGGCGCCCCGCAGGGCTTCGACGTCGAGATCGGCAAGGTCATCGCCGCCGAGCTGGGCATCCCGGAGAGCAAGATCCAGTGGGTCGAGACCGCGTCCCAGGTCCGCGAGCAGCGGATCGAGGAGTCGGCGGTCGACATCGTGATCGCGACCTACACGATCAACGAAACCCGCAAGGAGCGGATCGACTTCGCCGGGCCGTACTACATCGCCGGCCAGACGGTCCTGGTCCGGGCCGACGAGAGCGAGATCACCGGCCCCGACTCGTTCAAGACCAGCGGCAAGAAGGTCTGCTCGGTGCAGGGCTCGACCCCGGCCAAGAACATCGAGCCGTACCTGGGCAACATCGCCGAGCAGCTCGTCGTCTTCGACGTGTACAGCAAGTGCCTCGACGCCCTCAAGGGCGGCCAGGTCGACGCGATCACCACGGACAACGTCATCCTGACCGGCTACATGTCCCAAAACGAGGGCCAGTTCAAGCTCGCCGGTGAGACCTTCACCGAGGAGCCCTACGGCATCGGCCTCAAGAAGGGCGACAACGACTTCCGCACCTTCCTGAACGACACCCTGGAGGCGGCCTTCTCCGACGGCCGTTACCTGCAGGCATGGAAGGACACCGCGGGCAAGGTCGACTCGGCCGACCCCAAGATCCCGACCGTCGACCGCTACTGA
- a CDS encoding amino acid ABC transporter permease: MNVLVDNFDVFRSGFFVTLQLCILSATGALILGVLVAVMRISPVPPLRWLGGAYVTVLRNCPLTIVMFFAAFGLPALGSNADFLRIPGLDAIFQRMGTDLPYFRFAFIALSVYTAAFVAEAVRSGVNGVASGQAEAARAIGLTFTQNLRFVVLPQAWKGAIVPLGSVLIAMIKNSALAGFFGVTGDLSASGVSLTSVGGHPIIPVFIGISVGYLILTVPLGLTLDRIERRQAVAR, translated from the coding sequence GTGAACGTCCTCGTCGACAATTTCGACGTCTTCCGCAGTGGATTCTTCGTCACTCTTCAGCTCTGCATCCTGTCGGCCACGGGGGCGTTGATCCTCGGCGTTCTCGTGGCCGTCATGCGGATCTCGCCGGTGCCGCCACTACGGTGGCTCGGCGGAGCGTATGTCACGGTGCTGCGCAACTGTCCACTCACGATCGTCATGTTCTTCGCCGCGTTCGGTCTCCCGGCACTCGGGTCCAACGCCGACTTCCTCCGGATCCCAGGGCTGGACGCGATCTTCCAGCGTATGGGCACCGACCTCCCGTACTTCCGGTTCGCGTTCATCGCGCTGAGCGTCTACACGGCCGCGTTCGTGGCCGAGGCGGTCCGCAGCGGTGTCAACGGCGTCGCGAGCGGCCAGGCCGAGGCGGCACGGGCCATCGGGCTCACCTTCACCCAGAACCTGCGCTTCGTCGTCCTGCCCCAGGCATGGAAAGGAGCGATCGTGCCGCTCGGCAGCGTGCTGATCGCCATGATCAAGAATTCGGCGCTGGCCGGCTTCTTCGGCGTCACCGGAGACCTCTCCGCCAGCGGCGTGTCGCTCACCAGCGTGGGCGGCCACCCGATCATCCCCGTCTTCATCGGCATCAGCGTGGGCTACCTGATCCTCACGGTCCCCCTCGGCCTGACGCTGGACCGGATCGAGCGCCGGCAGGCGGTGGCCCGATGA
- a CDS encoding amino acid ABC transporter permease yields the protein MSNQTSVLYDAPGPRARRITIISSVLAAVAAVAGAYFLVYRPLDEREQFTMEKWGPLIDPGNEVFGQVWTQLGQGFQATLIAAALAIVSSLVFGTLLAILRVQLKALMRRRFTTLAPPVALAVRGLSWVLNGVTKFFVEVFRGLPVVITIFFCASGLPVLGVDLGSILWYLVIGLTIYNGVVIGEILRSGMEGLPGGQREAADAIGLTSFQATRMILLPQAFRIMLPALISQLVVVFKDTSLGFIISYEEVLRKSSFIIQVLDNPIQVYFVVGVIYIAVNYLLTKLAEYTQRRLAQGRRTAKKPEPTQAAPMTGSATPQETEAVAGTAT from the coding sequence ATGAGCAACCAGACCTCCGTCCTCTACGACGCCCCGGGTCCGCGCGCCCGCCGGATCACGATCATCTCCAGCGTGCTCGCCGCCGTCGCGGCCGTCGCCGGGGCCTACTTCCTCGTCTACCGCCCGCTCGACGAGCGTGAACAGTTCACGATGGAGAAGTGGGGACCGCTGATCGACCCCGGCAACGAGGTCTTCGGCCAGGTGTGGACCCAGCTCGGCCAGGGATTCCAGGCGACCCTGATCGCCGCCGCGCTCGCCATCGTCAGCTCGCTGGTCTTCGGCACCCTGCTCGCGATCCTGCGGGTGCAGCTCAAGGCGCTGATGCGCCGCCGCTTCACCACCCTGGCGCCGCCGGTGGCCCTGGCCGTACGCGGGCTGAGCTGGGTGCTCAACGGCGTGACCAAGTTCTTCGTCGAGGTGTTCCGCGGACTGCCGGTCGTCATCACGATCTTCTTCTGCGCCAGCGGCCTGCCGGTGCTCGGCGTGGACCTGGGCAGCATCCTGTGGTACCTGGTGATCGGCCTGACCATCTACAACGGTGTGGTCATCGGCGAGATCCTCCGCTCCGGCATGGAGGGCCTGCCCGGCGGCCAGCGCGAGGCGGCCGACGCCATCGGTCTGACCTCGTTCCAGGCGACCCGGATGATCCTGCTGCCGCAGGCGTTCCGGATCATGCTCCCGGCGCTGATCAGCCAGCTCGTCGTGGTCTTCAAGGACACCTCGCTCGGCTTCATCATCAGCTACGAGGAGGTCCTTCGGAAGAGCAGCTTCATCATCCAGGTGCTGGACAACCCGATCCAGGTGTACTTCGTCGTCGGCGTCATCTACATCGCCGTCAACTACCTGCTGACGAAGCTCGCCGAGTACACCCAGCGGCGCCTCGCCCAGGGCCGTCGGACGGCCAAGAAGCCGGAGCCGACGCAGGCCGCCCCCATGACGGGATCAGCCACCCCCCAGGAGACCGAGGCGGTCGCCGGCACGGCCACCTGA
- the rny gene encoding ribonuclease Y, with the protein MSALDVVLLVAVLLLTVVVLGAAFLGLRVLRGMQARPAPEDPAYIAEKDRQEQSLAALRTAADEVNSTIDVAKSAASAARAEAAGAKAEAKAARAEARRVLDDARAEADTVLERAHKQAEADAEQLRTAARRSGEREVAVLAATTREQAAEVERRAARMDERERLHTEEVERLAERERQLTAASAALAAREAALAVREAELAEAENQRRRELERVAGLTADAARTELVEAIETQAKREAALLVRDIETDARSTAEQRARHIVVDAIQRVASEQTAESVVSVLHLPGDEMKGRIIGREGRNIRAFESVTGVNLIIDDTPEAVLLSCFDPVRREVGRLTLEKLVLDGRIHPHRIEEVHDLARQEVDQLCRRAAEDALVEVGITEIHDELVTLLGRLRYRTSYGQNVLKHLVETAHIAGVMAAELRLDVPLIKRSAFLHDIGKALTHEVEGSHAIIGADVARKYGESEDVVHAIEAHHNEVPPQTVEAVLTQASDACSGGRPGARRESLEAYVKRLERIEEIAAGKHGVEKVFAMQAGREIRVMVKPDDVDDIGAAVLARDVAKQVEEELTYPGQIRVTVVRESRVTEIAR; encoded by the coding sequence ATGAGCGCCCTGGACGTGGTGCTCCTGGTCGCCGTCCTGCTGCTGACCGTGGTGGTGCTCGGCGCGGCTTTCCTCGGGCTGCGGGTGTTGCGCGGCATGCAGGCGCGCCCGGCGCCGGAGGATCCGGCGTACATCGCGGAGAAGGACCGTCAGGAGCAGTCGCTGGCGGCGTTGCGGACCGCCGCCGACGAGGTGAACAGCACCATTGACGTGGCCAAGTCGGCGGCGTCCGCGGCACGCGCGGAGGCGGCGGGGGCCAAGGCGGAGGCGAAGGCGGCCCGGGCGGAGGCCCGGCGGGTGCTCGACGACGCCCGCGCCGAGGCGGACACCGTGCTGGAGCGGGCGCACAAGCAGGCCGAGGCGGACGCCGAACAGTTGCGGACGGCGGCTCGGCGCAGCGGTGAGCGGGAGGTGGCGGTGCTCGCCGCGACCACCCGCGAGCAGGCCGCCGAGGTCGAGCGGCGAGCCGCCCGGATGGACGAGCGGGAACGGCTGCACACCGAGGAGGTTGAGCGGCTCGCCGAGCGGGAGCGCCAGCTCACCGCCGCGAGTGCGGCGTTGGCCGCCCGGGAGGCGGCGCTGGCCGTCCGGGAGGCGGAACTGGCCGAGGCGGAGAACCAGCGGCGGCGGGAGTTGGAGCGGGTGGCCGGACTGACCGCCGACGCGGCCCGGACCGAGCTGGTCGAGGCGATCGAGACCCAGGCCAAGCGGGAGGCCGCGCTGCTGGTGCGGGACATCGAGACCGACGCCCGGTCCACGGCCGAGCAGCGGGCCCGGCACATCGTGGTCGACGCGATCCAGCGGGTGGCCAGCGAACAGACCGCGGAGAGCGTGGTCAGCGTGCTGCACCTGCCGGGCGACGAGATGAAGGGCCGGATCATCGGTCGGGAGGGCCGCAACATCCGGGCCTTCGAGTCGGTCACCGGCGTCAACCTGATCATCGACGACACCCCCGAGGCGGTGCTGCTGTCCTGCTTCGACCCGGTACGCCGGGAGGTGGGCCGGTTGACGCTGGAGAAGCTGGTGCTCGACGGCCGGATCCACCCGCACCGGATCGAGGAGGTGCACGACCTGGCCCGCCAGGAGGTGGACCAGCTCTGCCGGCGGGCCGCCGAGGACGCCCTGGTAGAGGTCGGCATCACCGAGATCCACGACGAGCTGGTGACGCTGCTGGGGCGGCTGCGATACCGCACCTCGTACGGGCAGAACGTGCTCAAGCACCTGGTCGAGACCGCGCACATCGCCGGGGTGATGGCCGCCGAACTGCGCCTGGACGTGCCGTTGATCAAGCGGTCGGCGTTCCTGCACGACATCGGCAAGGCGCTCACCCACGAGGTGGAGGGCAGTCACGCCATCATCGGCGCGGACGTGGCCCGCAAGTACGGCGAGAGCGAGGACGTGGTGCACGCCATCGAGGCGCACCACAACGAGGTGCCGCCGCAGACCGTCGAGGCGGTGCTCACCCAGGCTTCCGACGCCTGTTCCGGGGGACGGCCGGGGGCCCGGCGGGAGAGCCTGGAGGCGTACGTGAAGCGGCTGGAACGGATCGAGGAGATCGCGGCCGGCAAGCACGGTGTGGAAAAGGTCTTCGCCATGCAGGCGGGCCGGGAGATCCGGGTGATGGTCAAGCCCGACGACGTCGACGACATCGGCGCGGCGGTGCTGGCCCGCGACGTGGCCAAGCAGGTCGAGGAGGAGTTGACCTACCCGGGGCAGATCCGGGTGACGGTGGTACGCGAGTCCCGGGTCACCGAGATCGCCCGCTGA
- a CDS encoding regulatory protein RecX, with product MAGRRARTGRGWDASPPRTGDGTPGPRRGRRTTGDKSGSTAGLPDDETGSGTPSADATAGGRGAGPPRDEAEVAREICLRQLAARPRTRAELATALARRGISEEIADQVLDRYDEVGIIDDAAFARAWVTSRHAGRGLARRALANELRRRGVDGDTASEALGELDETTEAGTARALVERKLRTARGEPDAVFRRLVGMLARKGYPPGVAIRAVKEALAAQSAEAAEFAERLDADALIDAEGDAAGGPGD from the coding sequence GTGGCAGGACGACGCGCGCGTACGGGGCGGGGCTGGGATGCCAGCCCGCCTCGTACGGGCGACGGCACCCCGGGTCCACGCCGGGGTCGCCGCACCACCGGTGACAAGTCCGGCTCGACCGCCGGTCTGCCCGACGACGAGACGGGCTCCGGCACGCCGTCGGCCGACGCAACGGCGGGCGGTCGAGGTGCGGGCCCGCCTCGGGACGAGGCCGAGGTGGCCCGGGAGATCTGCCTGCGGCAGCTCGCGGCGCGCCCGCGCACCCGTGCCGAGTTGGCCACCGCGCTGGCCCGACGGGGCATCTCCGAGGAGATCGCAGACCAGGTCCTCGACCGGTACGACGAGGTCGGCATCATCGACGACGCCGCGTTCGCCCGCGCCTGGGTGACCAGCCGGCACGCCGGCCGTGGGTTGGCCCGCCGGGCGCTCGCCAACGAGCTGCGTCGACGCGGCGTGGACGGTGACACCGCCAGCGAGGCGCTCGGTGAGTTGGACGAGACCACCGAGGCGGGGACCGCCCGGGCCCTGGTCGAGCGGAAACTGCGGACGGCCCGGGGCGAGCCGGACGCGGTGTTCCGGCGGCTGGTCGGCATGCTCGCCCGCAAGGGCTATCCACCGGGTGTGGCGATCCGGGCGGTGAAGGAGGCCCTGGCGGCGCAGAGCGCCGAGGCGGCCGAGTTCGCCGAGCGGCTCGACGCGGACGCGCTGATCGACGCCGAGGGGGACGCTGCGGGCGGCCCGGGCGACTGA
- a CDS encoding DUF3046 domain-containing protein: protein MRLTDFWARLEEAFGPGYAASIARDQVLAQLDGRTIEQALAAGAQTHVVWRAVVAAYPDRVPARLR, encoded by the coding sequence GTGCGGCTGACCGACTTCTGGGCGCGGCTGGAGGAGGCGTTCGGCCCCGGGTACGCGGCCAGCATCGCCCGCGACCAGGTGCTGGCGCAGCTCGACGGGCGGACCATCGAGCAGGCGCTCGCCGCCGGTGCCCAGACGCACGTGGTGTGGCGTGCGGTGGTCGCCGCCTACCCCGACCGGGTACCCGCCCGACTACGCTGA
- a CDS encoding MFS transporter: MATDLSTPTMAPVDVASLQRRTLRLLCTTQVLGGIGVTIGFAVGALLVAEIAGTAAAGLAQSAAVVGGALLAVPITRIITGHGRRPGLAVAYGVGALGGTLIVLAAATGWIPLIFLGMLLFGGGSAANLQARYAAVDLAAPARRARHLSLVVWATTVGAVAAPNFAALADRVTGGWGLPPLSGPFAFSSAAFVLAAGVLLIRLRPDPLLTARRLAAAVPDGPGEVGPEAAGARSTPAPPPGDPVTAEPVPAPSARRGAGLRAAWSVVRARPAARLGVAAVAIGHLVMVAVMAMTPVHLREFHPVEEVLPVVGLVLSLHIAGMYALAPVVGLLADRFGRRAVILGGVGTLLAACAVAGTAGHHTPRLVVGLVLLGLGWSATMVAGSTLLSESVPDAVRPSAQGLSDLLMGLAGALAGAVSGFVVQVSGYPVLTLLAAVAVAPLLALALRPVPASAPDEED, from the coding sequence TTGGCCACCGACCTGAGCACACCGACGATGGCGCCCGTTGACGTCGCGTCGCTCCAGCGGCGTACCCTGCGCCTGCTCTGCACCACCCAGGTGCTCGGCGGGATCGGGGTGACCATCGGCTTCGCCGTCGGTGCGCTGCTCGTCGCCGAGATCGCCGGCACCGCCGCGGCCGGCCTGGCACAGAGCGCCGCCGTGGTCGGCGGCGCGCTGCTGGCCGTACCGATCACCCGGATCATCACCGGGCACGGTCGCCGGCCGGGCCTGGCCGTCGCGTACGGCGTCGGCGCGCTGGGCGGGACGCTGATCGTGCTGGCCGCGGCGACCGGGTGGATCCCGCTGATCTTCCTCGGCATGTTGCTGTTCGGCGGCGGGTCCGCGGCCAACCTCCAGGCCCGCTACGCCGCCGTCGACCTGGCCGCGCCCGCCCGCCGCGCCCGGCACCTGTCCCTGGTCGTCTGGGCCACCACCGTCGGCGCGGTGGCCGCCCCGAACTTCGCCGCGCTGGCCGACCGGGTCACCGGCGGCTGGGGACTGCCACCGCTGTCCGGCCCGTTCGCGTTCAGCTCCGCCGCGTTCGTGCTCGCCGCCGGCGTACTGCTGATCCGGTTGCGGCCCGACCCGCTGCTGACCGCGCGCCGTCTCGCGGCGGCCGTCCCCGACGGTCCGGGTGAGGTCGGTCCCGAGGCGGCCGGTGCGCGGTCCACCCCCGCGCCGCCGCCTGGTGACCCGGTGACGGCCGAGCCCGTGCCGGCGCCGTCGGCCCGGCGCGGCGCGGGGTTGCGCGCCGCCTGGTCGGTGGTACGCGCCCGGCCGGCCGCCCGGCTCGGCGTGGCCGCCGTGGCCATCGGCCACCTGGTGATGGTCGCCGTGATGGCGATGACCCCGGTGCACCTGCGGGAGTTCCACCCGGTGGAGGAGGTGCTGCCGGTGGTGGGGCTGGTGCTGAGCCTGCACATCGCCGGCATGTACGCGCTGGCGCCGGTGGTCGGTCTGCTCGCCGACCGGTTCGGCCGACGCGCGGTGATCCTCGGCGGGGTCGGCACGCTGCTGGCCGCCTGCGCGGTCGCCGGCACCGCCGGGCACCACACCCCCCGGCTGGTCGTGGGGCTGGTGCTGCTCGGGCTCGGCTGGTCGGCGACCATGGTGGCCGGTTCCACGCTGCTGTCGGAGTCCGTGCCGGACGCGGTACGCCCCAGCGCCCAGGGCCTGTCCGACCTGCTCATGGGGCTGGCCGGCGCGCTGGCCGGCGCGGTCAGCGGGTTTGTCGTGCAGGTGTCGGGATATCCCGTGCTGACCCTGCTGGCGGCGGTCGCGGTGGCCCCCCTGCTGGCGCTAGCGTTGCGGCCGGTGCCGGCGAGCGCACCGGACGAGGAGGACTGA